From a region of the Penaeus vannamei isolate JL-2024 chromosome 2, ASM4276789v1, whole genome shotgun sequence genome:
- the LOC113803030 gene encoding uncharacterized protein isoform X1, translating to MGDTQYSYGGGYGSGGSGGAGGNYASYGGASGAAPPPATSYPPQPQYGGYSAPPPQGYSQGQAPYAAPPTYGAPPPQQGGQGASYGGYGQPPPTQAPAQPPTGSAGYSSYGGQSHGYEQNSNYNSGSYGQTPASNYGGHQSSTYGSQPSTNYSTPPSQGNYGGPPPQGSYGGGPPPQGNYGGGPPSGGNFGGQPGYGGPPPSNGSYEGQGGGYNSKSEYNITVAFLLFRSMALTRLISDSTLFLTFCSR from the exons AATACAGTTACGGAGGTGGATATGggagtggaggtagtggtggggcAGGAGGTAACTACGCAAGTTATGGAGGGGCATCAGGAGCTGCTCCACCGCCTGCGACCTCCTATCCTCCACAGCCACAGTATGGTGGGTACTCAGCTCCACCTCCACAGGGATACTCACAGGGCCAGGCCCCATATGCAGCACCACCAACTTATGGTGCCCCACCGCCACAGcaag GTGGCCAAGGCGCTTCCTATGGTGGCTATGGGCAGCCGCCACCAACACAAGCCCCTGCCCAGCCACCCACTGGCAGTGCTGGATACAGTAGCTATGGCGGACAATCACACGGTTATGAACAAAACAGTAATTACAATTCTGGAAGTTATGGACAGACACCTGCAAGCAATTATGGTGGTCATCAGAGTAGTACTTATGGTAGTCAGCCTAGTACAAACTACTCTACTCCACCATCCCAGGGAAATTATGGAGGGCCACCACCACAAGGAAGTTATGGTGGTGGGCCTCCCcctcagggaaattatgggggtgGCCCACCCTCAGGGGGAAACTTTGGGGGACAGCCAGGATATGGTGGTCCACCACCCTCCAATGGAAGTTACGAGGGACAAGGTGGTGGATACAACAGTAAGTCTGAATACAATATTACAGTTGCATTTTTACTTTTCAGGAGTATGGCACTGACAAGACTGATATCTGACTCGACCTTATTTTTGACCTTCTGTAGTAGATGA
- the LOC113812208 gene encoding translation initiation factor eIF2B subunit beta: MIQDFEESFVDKLRYNKFVTEQSKAEESLLLLEKIVADAEWQTGSQLLNQLRNVGTAIQAKMPWETTPCNMVQRVIKIVIDEYNTCKGASDGGNYQSISQMMFVDPATGDLPKCTDVIPELRDRILEAMAEHKAEVEQSQELISLQGESKIHNDEVIMTCGMCPMVLAFLTKAARRRKFHVIVAECAPKYDGHKMAKCLCTAGIQTTLVQDCAIFPMMSRVNKVIIGTRSVLSNGGIKTFVGAATLASAAKFYSVPLYVCTPTYKFSLVACEEVNHYNSGNLVVPPSANLPPSVDVAVAQFDYVPPENVTSFITNNRGIAPAYVYRQLSELYHPTSYDL, from the exons ATGATCCAGGATTTCGAGGAGAGTTTCGTCGACAAGCTGCGATATAA TAAATTTGTGACAGAACAGTCCAAGGCAGAAGAAAGCTTATTGCTGTTAGAAAAGATTGTAGCAGATGCTGAATGGCAAACAGGCAG CCAACTTCTGAATCAACTTAGAAATGTAGGCACAGCCATACAGGCCAAAATGCCATGGGAGACAACCCCATGTAATATGGTACAGCGTGTTATTAAg ATTGTGATAGATGAATACAATACCTGCAAAGGAGCCAGCGATGGGGGCAATTATCAGAGCATCTCACAGATGATGTTTGTTGACCCAGCCACGGGGGACCTCCCCAAGTGCACAGATGTCATTCCAGAACTCCGGGACAGAATACTCGAAGCAATGGCTGAACACAAGGCAGAAGTTGAACAAAG CCAAGAATTGATATCACTGCAAGGGGAGAGCAAAATTCACAATGATGAAGTGATTATGACCTGTGGGATGTGTCCTATGGTTCTAGCTTTCCTCACAAAGGCAGCAAGAAGAAGGAAGTTCCATGTTATTGTGGCTGAATGTGCACCCAAGTATGAT GGTCACAAGATGGCAAAATGCTTGTGTACAGCTGGCATCCAGACAACACTTGTTCAGGATTGTGCTATCTTTCCCATGATGTCTCGTGTCAACAAGGTCATCATTGGAACACGCTCTGTTCTAAGTAATGGTGGCATCAAAACATTTGTTGGTGCGGCTACATTGGCTTCTGCAGCAAAATTTTATTCTGTACCT CTGTATGTTTGTACACCAACATACAAGTTCAGCCTTGTAGCTTGTGAAGAAGTAAACCACTATAACAGTGGCAACCTTGTAGTTCCTCCCAGTGCTAATCTGCCTCCTTCAGTTGATGTGGCAGTAGCTCAGTTCGATTATGTTCCACCTGAGAATGTTACTAGCTTTATCACAAACAA CCGTGGTATTGCTCCAGCTTATGTGTACCGGCAGTTAAGCGAACTCTACCATCCAACGTCATATGACCTTTAG
- the LOC113803030 gene encoding protein tfg-1 isoform X2 — MGDTQYSYGGGYGSGGSGGAGGNYASYGGASGAAPPPATSYPPQPQYGGYSAPPPQGYSQGQAPYAAPPTYGAPPPQQGGQGASYGGYGQPPPTQAPAQPPTGSAGYSSYGGQSHGYEQNSNYNSGSYGQTPASNYGGHQSSTYGSQPSTNYSTPPSQGNYGGPPPQGSYGGGPPPQGNYGGGPPSGGNFGGQPGYGGPPPSNGSYEGQGGGYNSGLGMAPPPLSAPPGCGGMYGSPLKQSPAPIPR, encoded by the exons AATACAGTTACGGAGGTGGATATGggagtggaggtagtggtggggcAGGAGGTAACTACGCAAGTTATGGAGGGGCATCAGGAGCTGCTCCACCGCCTGCGACCTCCTATCCTCCACAGCCACAGTATGGTGGGTACTCAGCTCCACCTCCACAGGGATACTCACAGGGCCAGGCCCCATATGCAGCACCACCAACTTATGGTGCCCCACCGCCACAGcaag GTGGCCAAGGCGCTTCCTATGGTGGCTATGGGCAGCCGCCACCAACACAAGCCCCTGCCCAGCCACCCACTGGCAGTGCTGGATACAGTAGCTATGGCGGACAATCACACGGTTATGAACAAAACAGTAATTACAATTCTGGAAGTTATGGACAGACACCTGCAAGCAATTATGGTGGTCATCAGAGTAGTACTTATGGTAGTCAGCCTAGTACAAACTACTCTACTCCACCATCCCAGGGAAATTATGGAGGGCCACCACCACAAGGAAGTTATGGTGGTGGGCCTCCCcctcagggaaattatgggggtgGCCCACCCTCAGGGGGAAACTTTGGGGGACAGCCAGGATATGGTGGTCCACCACCCTCCAATGGAAGTTACGAGGGACAAGGTGGTGGATACAACA GTGGTCTAGGCATGGCTCCTCCCCCCCTGTCAGCCCCTCCAGGCTGTGGTGGCATGTACGGGTCGCCGCTGAAGCAGTCCCCGGCTCCCATTCCTAGGTAA